The following coding sequences lie in one Paracidovorax avenae genomic window:
- a CDS encoding sigma-54-dependent Fis family transcriptional regulator — protein sequence MQSSLHGGEAAQAAAFAPLPSARVIAESHERSRSFGLQRHASADLQPLAPDALAWAVARNDALCAHALPVMETLSAQIAGTQSMVLLTDAQGVVLHALGDEEFLGRAHRVALRPGGTWSERSKGTNAIGTALALGDAVQVNGDEHFLAANQFLTCSCAPICDPQGQVIGALDVSGDRHQQSAHTLALVRMSARMVENHLFGKVYEDAVRLRFHARPEFLGTLVEGLAAFTPEGRFLAANRSGQFQLGMSANALQAQTFPSLFGMPMSALLAHARGAMPRPLQLALPGGVVVNAMVEFRPKGAAALGWMVQGRDEDAPTAAPAAPASATATRPRPVAPVPAGGPRLSGLRYLDTGDAQLAQVIDRVSRVLGSDVPMLILGETGTGKELLARAIHQDGPRARGPFVAVNCASIPETLIEAELFGYEEGAFTGARRKGSVGKIAQAHGGTLFLDEIGDMPLAMQARLLRVLQERTVAPLGSARQIPVDVHVLCATHRNLRDMMARGVFRDDLYYRLNGLVVRLPALRERSDLRVIVQRLLQAQDRERAAEGSAPGWPRPRRTAPLRVSPRAMELFLRHCWPGNLRQLSNALRTAALMAGDADEIDIGHLPEDLFDEVPPAAASAAPVPAGPQGDAGASVWDTGPCPPGRSAAHRPEPAAVRSWDETVEEALRHALSVHGGNVSAVARALGVSRNTVYRRLKAMDGTAPHH from the coding sequence CGACGCGCTCGCCTGGGCCGTGGCGCGCAACGACGCGCTTTGCGCGCATGCGCTCCCGGTCATGGAAACCCTCTCGGCCCAGATCGCGGGCACGCAGAGCATGGTGCTGCTCACCGACGCGCAGGGCGTGGTGCTGCACGCCCTGGGCGACGAGGAATTCCTCGGGCGCGCGCACCGGGTCGCGCTGCGGCCCGGGGGCACCTGGTCCGAGCGCAGCAAGGGCACGAATGCCATCGGCACGGCCCTGGCCCTGGGCGATGCGGTGCAGGTGAACGGCGACGAGCATTTCCTGGCCGCCAACCAGTTCCTCACCTGCTCCTGCGCACCCATCTGCGATCCGCAGGGGCAGGTGATCGGCGCGCTGGACGTGAGCGGCGACCGCCACCAGCAGAGTGCCCACACGCTGGCCCTGGTGCGCATGTCCGCGCGCATGGTCGAGAACCATCTCTTCGGCAAGGTCTATGAGGACGCCGTGCGGCTGCGCTTCCATGCGCGCCCGGAGTTCCTGGGCACGCTGGTGGAGGGGCTGGCCGCGTTCACGCCGGAGGGCCGTTTCCTCGCGGCCAACCGCAGCGGGCAGTTCCAGCTCGGCATGTCGGCGAACGCATTGCAGGCGCAGACCTTCCCGTCGCTCTTCGGCATGCCGATGAGCGCGCTGCTGGCCCATGCGCGCGGCGCCATGCCCCGGCCGCTGCAGCTCGCGCTGCCCGGCGGGGTGGTGGTCAATGCGATGGTGGAATTCCGCCCGAAGGGGGCGGCGGCCCTCGGCTGGATGGTGCAGGGGCGCGACGAGGATGCGCCCACGGCCGCGCCCGCTGCACCAGCTTCCGCCACGGCCACCCGGCCGCGGCCCGTCGCCCCGGTGCCGGCCGGCGGTCCGCGGCTGTCCGGCCTGCGCTACCTGGATACGGGCGATGCGCAGCTGGCGCAGGTGATCGACCGCGTCTCGCGCGTGCTGGGCAGCGACGTGCCCATGCTCATCCTCGGCGAGACCGGCACGGGCAAGGAACTGCTGGCCCGCGCCATCCACCAGGACGGCCCGCGCGCGCGCGGGCCCTTCGTGGCGGTGAACTGCGCATCCATCCCGGAAACTCTGATCGAGGCGGAACTGTTCGGCTACGAGGAGGGCGCCTTCACGGGCGCGCGGCGCAAGGGCAGCGTGGGCAAGATCGCCCAGGCCCACGGCGGCACGCTGTTCCTGGACGAGATCGGCGACATGCCGCTGGCCATGCAGGCCCGGCTGCTGCGCGTGCTGCAGGAGCGCACCGTGGCGCCGCTCGGCTCGGCGCGGCAGATCCCGGTGGATGTGCACGTGCTTTGCGCCACCCACCGCAACCTGCGCGACATGATGGCCCGGGGGGTGTTCCGCGACGATCTCTACTACCGGCTCAACGGGCTGGTGGTGCGCCTGCCGGCGCTGCGCGAGCGCTCGGACCTGCGCGTCATCGTGCAGCGCCTCTTGCAGGCGCAGGACCGCGAGCGGGCTGCCGAAGGCTCCGCGCCCGGCTGGCCGCGACCGCGCCGGACGGCGCCCCTGCGGGTCTCGCCACGGGCCATGGAGCTGTTCCTGCGGCACTGCTGGCCCGGCAACCTCCGCCAGCTCTCGAATGCGTTGCGCACGGCGGCGCTGATGGCCGGTGATGCGGACGAGATCGACATCGGGCATCTGCCGGAGGACCTGTTCGATGAAGTTCCTCCTGCTGCCGCTTCCGCGGCCCCGGTGCCCGCAGGTCCCCAGGGCGATGCCGGTGCGTCGGTGTGGGATACCGGACCATGCCCGCCGGGCCGCAGCGCTGCACACCGGCCCGAGCCGGCCGCGGTGCGTTCATGGGATGAGACCGTGGAAGAGGCACTGCGCCATGCGCTGTCGGTGCATGGCGGCAACGTATCCGCCGTGGCGCGGGCCCTGGGGGTGTCGCGCAATACGGTGTACCGGCGGCTGAAGGCGATGGACGGGACGGCCCCTCACCATTGA
- a CDS encoding DUF779 domain-containing protein, whose protein sequence is MTTTAPPVSAPPGSATRVSATPEAVALIERLQVQHGPLMFHQSGGCCDGSAPMCFARGEFMLGDSDVLLGEIAGTPFYMSESQFAYWEHTHLIIDAVPGNGGMFSLERPTGLRFLTRSRLYSEDEWAAIEALGPPPRGAG, encoded by the coding sequence ATGACGACGACCGCGCCCCCCGTTTCCGCACCTCCCGGTTCCGCAACCCGTGTCTCGGCCACGCCCGAGGCCGTCGCCCTCATCGAGCGGCTGCAGGTGCAACACGGCCCGCTCATGTTCCACCAGTCCGGCGGCTGCTGCGATGGCAGCGCGCCCATGTGCTTCGCCCGCGGCGAATTCATGCTCGGCGATTCCGACGTGCTGCTCGGCGAGATCGCGGGCACACCCTTCTACATGAGCGAATCCCAGTTCGCCTACTGGGAACACACGCACCTGATCATCGATGCCGTGCCCGGCAACGGCGGCATGTTCTCGCTGGAGCGGCCCACGGGGCTGCGGTTCCTCACCCGCTCGCGGCTCTACAGCGAAGACGAGTGGGCGGCCATCGAGGCCCTGGGGCCGCCGCCGCGCGGGGCGGGTTGA
- the adhP gene encoding alcohol dehydrogenase AdhP produces the protein MLPKTMKAAVVREFGKPLAIEEVSVPTPADDQILVKIEASGVCHTDLHAAEGDWPVKPNPPFIPGHEGVGFVAAIGKNVKHVKEGDRVGVPWLHSACGCCTHCLGGWETLCESQSNTGYSVNGGFADYALADPNFVGHLPRDVGFVDIAPVLCAGVTVYKGLKVTDTKPGDWVVISGIGGLGHMAVQYAKAMGLNVAAVDVEDDKLELAKKLGASVTVNAKTADPAAYLQKEIGGAHGALVTAVSPKAFEQALGMVRRGGTVSLNGLPPGNFPLPIFDMVLRGVTVRGSIVGTRLDLQESLDFAARGQVKATVATEKLENINDVFARMHKGQIQGRIVLDMAAH, from the coding sequence ATGCTTCCCAAGACCATGAAAGCCGCCGTCGTCCGCGAATTCGGCAAGCCCCTCGCCATCGAGGAAGTCTCCGTCCCGACGCCCGCCGATGACCAGATCCTGGTGAAGATCGAGGCCTCCGGCGTCTGCCACACCGACCTGCACGCCGCCGAAGGCGACTGGCCCGTCAAGCCCAACCCGCCCTTCATCCCGGGCCACGAGGGCGTGGGCTTCGTCGCCGCCATCGGCAAGAACGTCAAGCACGTCAAGGAAGGCGACCGCGTGGGCGTGCCATGGCTGCATTCGGCCTGTGGCTGCTGCACCCACTGCCTGGGCGGCTGGGAAACCCTGTGCGAATCGCAGAGCAATACGGGGTATTCGGTCAATGGCGGCTTCGCCGACTACGCACTGGCCGACCCCAACTTCGTGGGCCACCTGCCCAGGGACGTCGGTTTCGTGGACATCGCCCCCGTGCTGTGCGCGGGCGTGACCGTGTACAAGGGCCTGAAGGTGACGGACACGAAGCCGGGCGACTGGGTGGTCATCTCCGGCATCGGCGGCCTGGGCCACATGGCGGTGCAGTACGCCAAGGCCATGGGCCTGAACGTGGCGGCCGTGGACGTGGAGGACGACAAGCTGGAACTGGCGAAGAAGCTCGGTGCCAGCGTGACGGTGAACGCGAAGACCGCCGACCCGGCCGCCTACCTGCAAAAGGAGATCGGCGGCGCCCACGGCGCGCTGGTCACGGCCGTCTCGCCCAAGGCCTTCGAGCAGGCGCTGGGCATGGTGCGCCGGGGCGGCACCGTGTCGCTCAACGGCCTGCCACCCGGCAACTTCCCGCTGCCCATCTTCGACATGGTGCTGCGCGGCGTGACGGTGCGCGGCTCCATCGTCGGCACGCGCCTGGACCTGCAGGAATCGCTGGACTTCGCGGCCCGCGGCCAGGTGAAGGCCACCGTGGCGACCGAGAAGCTGGAGAACATCAACGACGTGTTCGCGCGCATGCACAAGGGCCAGATCCAGGGCCGCATCGTGCTGGACATGGCGGCGCACTGA
- the adh gene encoding aldehyde dehydrogenase, translated as MDMAEIANLGIANPYKKQYGNYIGGQWVPPVDGQYFENSSPINGQVFTSVPRSNDKDVNAALDAAHKAKAAWGKTSTTDRANILLKIADRMEANLLTIAVAETIDNGKPLRETMAADIPLAIDHFRYFAGAVRAQEGGISEIDHDTVAYHFHEPLGVVGQIIPWNFPILMAVWKLAPALAAGNCVVLKPAEQTPASILVLLEMIGDLLPPGVVNVVNGFGLEAGKPLASSNRIAKIAFTGETTTGRLIMQYASQNIIPVTLELGGKSPNIFFEDVMSADDAFFDKALEGFAMFALNQGEVCTCPSRVLIQESIYDRFMERALKRVAAITQGHPLDKGTMIGAQASQEQLEKILSYLDLGKKEGAECLIGGERNMLGGDLAGGYYVKPTVFKGHNKMRIFQEEIFGPVVSVTTFKTEEEALEIANDTLYGLGAGVWSRDGARAFRMGRGIQAGRVWTNCYHAYPAHAAFGGYKQSGIGRENHKMMLDHYQQTKNLLVSYSPNKLGFF; from the coding sequence ATGGACATGGCAGAAATCGCCAACCTCGGCATCGCCAACCCCTACAAGAAGCAGTACGGCAACTACATCGGCGGCCAATGGGTTCCCCCGGTGGACGGCCAGTACTTCGAGAACAGCTCGCCCATCAACGGCCAGGTGTTCACCTCCGTGCCGCGTTCCAACGACAAGGACGTCAACGCCGCCCTGGACGCCGCGCACAAGGCCAAGGCGGCCTGGGGCAAGACCTCCACCACCGACCGCGCCAACATCCTGCTGAAGATCGCCGACCGCATGGAAGCCAACCTGCTGACCATCGCGGTGGCGGAGACCATCGACAACGGCAAGCCGCTGCGCGAAACCATGGCAGCAGACATCCCGCTGGCCATCGACCACTTCCGCTACTTCGCCGGCGCCGTGCGGGCGCAGGAAGGCGGCATCAGCGAGATCGACCACGACACCGTGGCCTACCACTTCCACGAGCCGCTGGGCGTCGTGGGCCAGATCATCCCCTGGAACTTCCCCATCCTGATGGCCGTCTGGAAGCTGGCCCCGGCCCTGGCGGCCGGCAACTGCGTGGTGCTCAAGCCCGCGGAGCAGACGCCCGCCTCCATCCTGGTGCTGCTGGAAATGATCGGCGACCTGCTGCCCCCGGGCGTGGTCAACGTGGTCAACGGCTTCGGCCTCGAGGCCGGCAAGCCCCTGGCCTCCAGCAACCGCATCGCGAAGATCGCCTTCACGGGCGAGACCACCACCGGCCGGCTCATCATGCAGTACGCCAGCCAGAACATCATCCCGGTCACGCTGGAGCTGGGCGGCAAGAGCCCCAACATCTTCTTCGAGGATGTAATGAGCGCCGACGACGCCTTCTTCGACAAGGCACTGGAAGGCTTCGCCATGTTCGCTCTGAACCAGGGCGAGGTCTGCACCTGCCCCAGCCGCGTGCTGATCCAGGAATCGATCTACGACCGCTTCATGGAACGCGCCTTGAAGCGGGTGGCCGCCATCACCCAGGGCCACCCGCTCGACAAGGGCACCATGATCGGCGCGCAGGCCTCGCAGGAGCAGCTGGAAAAGATCCTCTCGTACCTGGACCTGGGCAAGAAGGAAGGCGCCGAATGCCTGATCGGCGGCGAGCGCAACATGCTCGGCGGCGACCTGGCCGGCGGCTACTACGTCAAGCCGACGGTGTTCAAGGGCCACAACAAGATGCGCATCTTCCAGGAGGAAATCTTCGGCCCGGTGGTGTCCGTCACCACCTTCAAGACCGAGGAGGAAGCGCTGGAGATCGCCAACGACACGCTCTACGGCCTGGGCGCGGGCGTGTGGAGCCGCGACGGTGCGCGCGCCTTCCGCATGGGCCGCGGCATCCAGGCCGGCCGCGTGTGGACCAACTGCTACCACGCCTACCCCGCGCACGCGGCCTTCGGCGGCTACAAGCAGTCCGGCATCGGCCGCGAGAACCACAAGATGATGCTCGACCACTACCAGCAGACCAAGAACCTGCTCGTGAGCTACAGCCCGAACAAGCTGGGCTTCTTCTGA
- a CDS encoding DnaJ domain-containing protein, with amino-acid sequence MTDHYAALGLSATASLADIKKAFRQKAAFYHPDRNPSPDAAERFRAAQKAYEVLSDDAARQAYDDNRRRNLLDDPLETAREIWQSYFKNVLSS; translated from the coding sequence ATGACTGACCACTACGCCGCCCTCGGTCTGAGCGCGACCGCGAGCCTGGCCGACATCAAGAAGGCGTTCCGCCAGAAGGCGGCCTTCTACCACCCCGACCGCAACCCCTCGCCGGATGCGGCCGAGCGCTTCCGCGCGGCCCAGAAGGCCTACGAGGTGCTGTCGGACGACGCCGCGCGCCAGGCCTACGACGACAACCGCCGCCGCAACCTGCTCGACGATCCGCTCGAGACGGCGCGGGAAATCTGGCAGTCCTATTTCAAGAACGTGCTTTCCTCGTGA
- a CDS encoding AraC family transcriptional regulator: MAAPAPDAGPAEGFWRDPVLPFAESRRASRSRACYRPHLHPTFSIGAVDAGRSIFTGADGGPVPLRAGMLVFVPAWRVHACNPAPDSAWSYQMLHLDAAWLQAVRCEAAGAVPKDGGPVRIVDDRACHARFTRLNALLFSPAAPQDKEAALIEFIGDSEAMHGLRIPSPGAGPGLQERLRPVVERLRDAPADTAPLEELARLCGMGRYQLIRAFKAATGMTPHAWQMNLRINCERTRLKGGDSLADVAHGLGFADQAHFQRMFKAHAGVTPGRFRA, encoded by the coding sequence GTGGCGGCGCCGGCACCGGACGCCGGCCCGGCCGAGGGGTTCTGGCGCGACCCGGTGCTGCCTTTCGCCGAAAGCCGCCGCGCCAGCCGCAGCCGGGCCTGCTACCGGCCCCACCTGCATCCCACGTTCTCGATCGGCGCGGTGGACGCCGGGCGCAGCATCTTCACCGGCGCGGACGGCGGCCCCGTCCCGCTGCGTGCGGGCATGCTCGTGTTCGTGCCGGCCTGGCGCGTGCATGCCTGCAATCCCGCGCCGGACTCCGCGTGGAGCTACCAGATGCTGCACCTGGACGCGGCATGGCTGCAGGCGGTCCGCTGCGAGGCCGCGGGGGCCGTGCCGAAGGACGGCGGCCCGGTGCGCATCGTGGACGATCGGGCCTGCCATGCGCGCTTCACCCGCCTGAACGCGCTGCTGTTTTCCCCAGCCGCGCCACAGGACAAGGAAGCGGCACTGATCGAATTCATCGGTGACAGCGAGGCGATGCATGGCCTGCGCATTCCGTCGCCCGGCGCCGGCCCCGGCCTGCAGGAGCGGCTGCGCCCGGTGGTGGAGCGCTTGCGCGACGCGCCCGCCGACACCGCACCGCTCGAAGAACTGGCACGGCTGTGCGGCATGGGGCGCTACCAGCTGATCCGGGCGTTCAAGGCCGCCACCGGCATGACACCCCATGCCTGGCAGATGAACCTGCGGATCAACTGCGAGCGGACGCGCCTGAAGGGCGGGGACAGCCTCGCGGACGTGGCCCATGGCCTGGGTTTCGCCGACCAGGCCCACTTCCAGCGGATGTTCAAGGCGCATGCGGGCGTGACGCCGGGGAGGTTCCGCGCCTAG
- a CDS encoding LysE family translocator has product MEQFLLIAAAHFLALLSPGPDFFLIARTSLSAGWRTAGGACVGIAIANGVFIVAAFAGLSVLRAGSPWFTGVQLAGAAYLLYLGVLFMRHAGRSRLDVSAAAAAGATTPGRGAWWQAAGMGFVSAALNPKNALFYASLAAMLAGPQATPAWKAFYGAWMFCAVLLWDLAVAIAIGNRAVLRRFARALPWLERVSGAVLVLAGCIVLAMLVRAA; this is encoded by the coding sequence ATGGAACAGTTCCTCCTGATCGCCGCTGCGCATTTCCTCGCCCTGCTGTCGCCAGGGCCGGATTTCTTCCTGATCGCCCGGACATCGCTGTCGGCCGGATGGCGGACGGCCGGCGGTGCCTGCGTGGGCATCGCGATCGCCAACGGCGTGTTCATCGTGGCGGCCTTCGCAGGGCTCTCCGTACTGCGCGCCGGCAGCCCGTGGTTCACCGGCGTCCAGCTGGCCGGCGCCGCCTATCTGCTCTACCTGGGCGTGCTGTTCATGCGCCATGCGGGCCGCAGCCGCCTGGATGTTTCCGCTGCCGCGGCTGCGGGCGCCACCACGCCAGGGCGCGGGGCCTGGTGGCAGGCGGCGGGCATGGGGTTTGTCTCGGCCGCGCTCAATCCGAAGAACGCTTTGTTCTATGCGAGCCTTGCGGCCATGCTGGCCGGACCGCAGGCCACGCCGGCATGGAAAGCCTTCTATGGCGCGTGGATGTTCTGTGCGGTGTTGCTGTGGGATCTGGCGGTCGCCATCGCGATCGGCAACCGGGCGGTGCTGCGCCGCTTCGCGCGGGCGCTGCCCTGGCTGGAGCGGGTGTCGGGCGCGGTGCTGGTCCTGGCCGGCTGCATCGTGCTCGCGATGCTCGTGCGCGCGGCATGA
- a CDS encoding winged helix-turn-helix domain-containing tetratricopeptide repeat protein, with protein sequence MAPEFAFDHFVLKVRERQLLSHGCPVALGARAFDVLCTLVHRAGTLVTKSELFRQVWPGMVVEENNLQVHVSALRKLVGADRIVTIPGQGYRFVARVARPPEPGQEALPAPQALLPDASMGRSIAVLPFGAGPESAQRHFADGLAEDVIQRLTRSRWTSVIARNATQRYGQPLPPNAVIARELGVRYLVAGQARFHAGRVRVTADLIDAPRNETIWTESYERPADDLAAAQSGISAAIASAVEPVHLRREECLHSATPPQDGGYWPLLMRARWHFWRSGRDHLRQAEHYARRALQVRPDDAPSLALLAFVHMARVWAGRSECVRVDASEARRLALRAVGRDDTDAFAHFTLGTALSFSGHFAQAMSEQELALSLCPQFAAATGELGRLLAFSGHAREADDRARQACEASPLDPQMSLWVRTRALARFVEGDYRGAEAFALQALAQRPDWLLNHYLLAACQTAAGHAADGRRTLEQARRFGPYPAEALRAGHPFVDGALLAHYTDCLRQAGWRG encoded by the coding sequence ATGGCCCCAGAATTCGCGTTTGACCATTTCGTGCTGAAGGTGCGGGAGCGTCAATTGCTCTCGCACGGGTGCCCGGTCGCCCTGGGCGCCCGCGCCTTCGACGTGCTGTGCACGCTGGTCCACCGTGCCGGCACGCTCGTGACCAAGTCCGAACTGTTCCGGCAGGTGTGGCCCGGCATGGTCGTGGAGGAGAACAACCTGCAGGTCCACGTGTCCGCCCTGCGCAAGCTCGTGGGCGCGGACCGCATCGTCACCATCCCCGGCCAGGGCTACCGTTTCGTGGCGCGCGTGGCACGTCCACCGGAGCCGGGGCAGGAGGCCCTGCCGGCCCCTCAGGCGTTGCTGCCCGATGCGTCCATGGGCCGCTCGATCGCGGTGCTGCCCTTCGGCGCGGGCCCCGAGTCCGCCCAGCGCCACTTCGCCGACGGCCTGGCCGAGGACGTCATCCAGCGGCTGACCCGCTCACGCTGGACCAGCGTGATCGCCCGCAACGCGACGCAGCGCTACGGCCAACCGCTGCCGCCCAACGCGGTGATCGCCCGCGAACTGGGCGTGCGCTATCTCGTGGCCGGCCAGGCCCGCTTCCACGCGGGGCGGGTGCGCGTGACGGCCGACCTGATCGATGCGCCGCGCAACGAGACCATCTGGACCGAGAGCTACGAGCGCCCGGCCGATGACCTGGCCGCGGCGCAGTCCGGCATTTCCGCGGCCATCGCGAGCGCCGTGGAGCCGGTCCACCTGCGCCGGGAGGAATGCCTGCACAGTGCCACGCCGCCGCAGGACGGGGGGTACTGGCCGTTGCTCATGCGCGCGCGCTGGCATTTCTGGCGCTCCGGCCGCGACCACCTGCGGCAGGCCGAGCACTACGCCCGCCGGGCCCTGCAGGTGCGCCCCGACGACGCACCCAGCCTGGCCCTGCTGGCCTTCGTGCACATGGCCCGCGTATGGGCGGGACGCTCGGAATGCGTGCGCGTGGACGCTTCCGAAGCCCGCCGCCTGGCCCTGCGCGCGGTGGGCCGAGACGATACCGATGCCTTCGCCCACTTCACGCTCGGCACCGCGCTGTCGTTCTCCGGCCATTTCGCGCAGGCGATGTCGGAGCAGGAACTGGCCCTGTCCCTCTGTCCGCAGTTCGCCGCCGCCACCGGCGAACTCGGGCGCCTGCTGGCCTTCAGTGGGCACGCCCGCGAGGCGGACGACCGTGCCCGGCAGGCCTGCGAAGCCAGCCCGCTGGATCCGCAGATGAGCCTGTGGGTGCGCACGCGGGCCCTGGCCCGGTTCGTGGAGGGTGATTACCGCGGGGCCGAAGCCTTCGCCCTGCAGGCGCTCGCGCAGCGGCCGGACTGGCTGCTGAACCACTACCTGCTGGCGGCCTGCCAGACTGCGGCCGGCCATGCGGCCGACGGGCGCCGCACGCTGGAGCAGGCCCGCCGCTTCGGCCCCTATCCGGCCGAGGCGCTGAGGGCCGGCCATCCGTTCGTGGACGGGGCCCTGCTGGCGCACTACACGGACTGCCTGCGGCAGGCCGGTTGGCGGGGATAG
- a CDS encoding amidohydrolase family protein, with protein MLDLLIHNATLPDGRTSMSVAVQDGRIAEITEGLRAPSHETVDAGGMLLSPPFVDAHFHLDAALSYGLPRVNTSGTLLEGIALWGELKPLLTQEAIVERALAYCDWAVARGLLAIRSHVDTSDPSLLPVEALLEVKRRVAPYLDLQLVAFPQDGVLRTPGGLDNLRRALDLGVDVVGGIPHFERTMAQGAESVRLLCELAAERGLRVDMHCDESDDPMSRHVETLAHETHRLGLHGRATGSHLTSMHSMDNYYVSKLIPLMAEAQLGVVANPLINITLQGRHDTYPKRRGMTRVPELLAAGLTVAFGHDCVMDPWYGGGSADMLEAAHMGLHVAQMTGQDAMRQCFDAVTENPARLLGLEGYGLAPGCHADFVLLHARTPAEAIRLRATRLGVWRRGRRLAASPLPTATLTLPGRPAQVDFLHGR; from the coding sequence ATGCTCGACCTGCTGATCCACAACGCCACCCTGCCCGACGGCCGCACCTCCATGTCGGTGGCGGTGCAGGACGGCCGCATCGCCGAGATCACCGAAGGGCTGCGCGCGCCCTCGCACGAGACGGTGGATGCCGGCGGCATGCTGCTGAGCCCGCCGTTCGTGGACGCGCATTTCCACCTCGATGCCGCGCTCTCCTACGGCCTGCCGCGCGTGAACACCAGCGGCACGCTGCTCGAGGGCATCGCGCTCTGGGGCGAGCTCAAGCCGCTGCTCACGCAGGAGGCCATCGTGGAGCGCGCCCTGGCGTACTGCGACTGGGCCGTGGCGCGCGGGCTGCTGGCGATTCGCAGCCACGTGGACACCAGCGACCCGAGCCTGCTGCCCGTGGAGGCATTGCTTGAAGTGAAGCGGCGCGTGGCCCCCTACCTCGACCTGCAGCTGGTGGCCTTCCCGCAGGACGGCGTATTGCGCACACCCGGCGGCCTCGACAACCTGCGCCGCGCGCTGGACCTGGGCGTGGACGTGGTCGGCGGCATTCCCCACTTCGAGCGCACCATGGCGCAGGGCGCCGAGAGCGTGCGGCTGCTGTGCGAGCTTGCCGCCGAGCGCGGCCTGCGCGTGGACATGCACTGCGACGAGAGCGACGATCCGATGTCGCGCCACGTGGAAACCCTGGCGCACGAAACGCACCGCCTGGGCCTCCACGGCCGTGCGACCGGATCGCACCTCACGTCCATGCACAGCATGGACAACTACTACGTGAGCAAGCTGATCCCGCTGATGGCCGAGGCGCAGCTGGGTGTGGTGGCGAATCCGCTCATCAACATCACCCTGCAGGGCCGGCACGACACCTACCCCAAGCGCCGCGGCATGACCCGCGTGCCCGAACTGCTCGCGGCCGGGCTGACGGTGGCCTTCGGCCACGATTGCGTGATGGACCCGTGGTACGGCGGCGGCAGCGCCGACATGCTGGAGGCCGCGCACATGGGGCTGCACGTGGCGCAGATGACGGGCCAGGACGCGATGCGGCAGTGCTTCGACGCCGTGACCGAAAACCCCGCCCGCCTGCTGGGCCTGGAGGGCTACGGTCTCGCCCCGGGCTGCCATGCGGATTTCGTGCTGCTGCACGCGCGCACGCCCGCGGAGGCCATCCGCCTGCGCGCCACGCGACTGGGCGTCTGGCGGCGCGGGCGCCGGTTGGCAGCCAGCCCCTTGCCCACCGCCACGCTGACGCTGCCGGGCCGGCCTGCACAGGTGGACTTCCTGCACGGACGCTGA
- a CDS encoding DUF4230 domain-containing protein, with translation MRRVSLSALLLAAALAAAAAWTVGRRQAAPAVPPAPPLAAVESLGDLVSVRVRYANVIEFHRTMTQGIPWTRWELPIGETRVLLVARGDCLVGTDLRDARYEQVDTAARTAVLALPAPRTVSARVNHGSRDEGGSYFYALHGSGLEPLVPGSEHRTQAIEAALRIAQQDVEQACATPETSREARTNTEAVLKPLLSASGWNVAVRWP, from the coding sequence ATGCGACGCGTCTCCCTTTCCGCCCTCCTGCTCGCCGCCGCCCTCGCGGCCGCGGCTGCCTGGACCGTGGGCCGCCGGCAGGCCGCTCCCGCAGTCCCGCCGGCTCCGCCCCTGGCCGCGGTCGAATCCCTGGGCGACCTCGTCTCCGTCCGGGTGCGCTACGCCAACGTGATCGAGTTCCACCGCACGATGACGCAGGGCATTCCCTGGACCCGCTGGGAGCTGCCGATCGGCGAGACCCGGGTGCTGCTGGTGGCGCGCGGCGACTGCCTGGTGGGCACCGACCTGCGTGACGCCCGGTACGAACAGGTGGACACCGCCGCGCGCACCGCCGTGCTGGCGCTGCCCGCGCCGCGCACCGTGTCGGCCCGCGTGAACCACGGCTCGCGCGACGAGGGCGGCTCGTATTTCTATGCGCTGCACGGCAGCGGCCTGGAGCCGCTCGTGCCCGGATCGGAGCACCGCACCCAGGCGATCGAAGCCGCACTGCGCATCGCCCAGCAGGATGTCGAACAGGCCTGCGCCACGCCCGAGACATCGCGGGAAGCACGGACGAACACCGAGGCCGTGCTGAAACCGCTGCTGTCGGCCTCGGGCTGGAACGTGGCGGTGCGCTGGCCGTGA
- a CDS encoding VOC family protein, with product MQFAYTILYVQDVARSIAFYEAAFGLQRRFLHEGGDYGELETGATTLAFSSHQLMAQLGKNPRRASADAPSFEIALTTDDVPTALARAVAAGARQVRAPERMPWGQTIAYVEDGDGVLVELCTPVQAG from the coding sequence ATGCAATTCGCCTACACCATCCTCTACGTCCAGGACGTTGCCCGGTCCATCGCCTTCTACGAGGCCGCCTTCGGCCTGCAACGCCGCTTCCTGCACGAGGGCGGCGACTATGGGGAACTGGAGACAGGGGCGACCACGCTGGCGTTCTCGTCCCACCAGCTCATGGCGCAACTGGGCAAGAACCCGCGCCGCGCCAGCGCCGACGCGCCCAGCTTCGAGATCGCCCTGACGACGGACGACGTGCCCACCGCCCTGGCGCGCGCCGTGGCCGCCGGTGCCCGGCAGGTGCGCGCGCCGGAGCGCATGCCCTGGGGCCAGACCATCGCCTATGTGGAAGATGGCGACGGCGTGCTGGTGGAACTGTGCACGCCCGTGCAGGCGGGTTGA